A portion of the Corynebacterium occultum genome contains these proteins:
- a CDS encoding Rv1476 family membrane protein — protein MIPADIDLEDLAFQLQEDRVAIGGVGQDYPIMEGELLETLAHADARGFGSTGIVVLDQTPVQAADQRDIAQELLNLTGVDTVIVRSPGSGAIVSDIHSRSDIESAQWHFLGNNDYVAATRELVDRMVDTPEPSWILLSLLAILFFTAVAVLAWFGLGRGDKNKGRVVGERATV, from the coding sequence ATGATTCCCGCCGATATCGATCTTGAGGACCTTGCGTTCCAGCTGCAGGAGGATCGGGTCGCCATCGGTGGGGTGGGCCAGGACTATCCGATCATGGAGGGGGAGCTGCTGGAGACGCTGGCGCATGCTGATGCCAGGGGTTTCGGCTCCACCGGCATCGTCGTGCTGGACCAGACCCCGGTTCAGGCTGCAGATCAGCGTGATATCGCCCAGGAGCTGCTCAATCTCACCGGCGTGGACACGGTCATCGTGCGCAGTCCCGGGTCGGGGGCGATTGTCAGTGATATTCATTCCCGCTCCGACATTGAATCGGCGCAGTGGCACTTCCTGGGAAATAATGACTATGTCGCCGCCACCAGGGAGCTGGTGGACCGCATGGTGGACACCCCGGAGCCGAGTTGGATTTTATTGAGTCTGCTGGCGATCCTTTTCTTCACCGCGGTGGCTGTTCTGGCCTGGTTCGGTCTCGGAAGGGGAGACAAGAATAAGGGGCGGGTCGTGGGGGAGCGGGCCACGGTTTAA